Proteins from one Oncorhynchus masou masou isolate Uvic2021 chromosome 12, UVic_Omas_1.1, whole genome shotgun sequence genomic window:
- the skp1 gene encoding S-phase kinase-associated protein 1, translating to MPTIKLQSSDGEIFEVDVEIAKQSVTIKTMLEDLGMDDEGDDDPVPLPNVNAAILKKVIQWCTHHKDDPPPPEDDENKEKRTDDIPVWDQEFLKVDQGTLFELILAANYLDIKGLLDVTCKTVANMIKGKTPEEIRKTFNIKNDFTEEEEAQVRKENQWCEEK from the exons ATGCCAACAATTAAACTGCAAAGTTCAGATGGAGAGATCTTTGAGGTGGATGTGGAAATAGCAAAGCAGTCTGTGACAATAAAGACAATGCTGGAAG ATTTGGGTATGGATGATGAAGGAGATGATGATCCAGTCCCCCTCCCGAATGTGAATGCGGCTATCCTCAAGAAG GTTATCCAGTGGTGCACCCACCACAAAGATGATCCCCCTCCCCCCGAGGATGACGAGAACAAGGAGAAAAGGACGGATGACATACCCGTCTGGGACCAGGAGTTCCTCAAAGTGGACCAAGGGACCCTCTTCGAACTTATTCTA GCTGCAAACTATTTAGACATCAAAGGACTGCTAGATGTCACCTGCAAGACGGTGGCCAACATGATCAAAGGAAAGACCCCAGAGGAGATCAGGAAGACGTTCAACATCAAAAATGACttcacagaggaagaggaagcccAG